One stretch of Thalassovita sp. DNA includes these proteins:
- a CDS encoding cytochrome c biogenesis CcdA family protein — protein MFGLENISIIDAALLPAMLIALIAGLISFLSPCVLPIVPPYLAYMSGVSITDLSEGKAKTGKAVVPALFFVLGLSTIFLFLGFTASAVGTLFLQYQGWFNAIAGILVMIFGAHFVGVYRIGFLDREARIDAGDRGGSAFGAYILGLAFAFGWTPCIGPQLGAILSLAASEASLTRGTLLLAVYALGLGVPFLLVAAFLPRLTGVMGWMKRHMEQIERVMGLLLWTIGLLMLTGGFSAFSYWLLETFPALALVG, from the coding sequence ATGTTCGGACTTGAAAATATCAGCATCATCGATGCCGCCCTGCTGCCTGCCATGCTCATCGCGCTTATCGCGGGCCTGATTTCCTTCCTCAGCCCCTGTGTGCTGCCGATCGTGCCGCCCTACCTGGCCTATATGTCCGGGGTTTCGATCACCGATCTCAGCGAAGGCAAGGCCAAGACCGGCAAGGCGGTGGTGCCGGCGCTGTTCTTTGTGCTGGGGCTGTCGACGATTTTCCTGTTCCTTGGTTTCACCGCCTCTGCGGTGGGCACGCTGTTCCTGCAATATCAGGGTTGGTTCAACGCCATCGCGGGCATCCTTGTGATGATTTTCGGCGCGCATTTTGTGGGCGTCTACCGGATCGGTTTTCTGGACCGCGAGGCGCGCATTGATGCGGGGGACCGCGGGGGATCGGCCTTTGGCGCCTATATTCTAGGCCTGGCCTTTGCCTTTGGCTGGACGCCCTGTATCGGCCCGCAGTTGGGTGCGATCCTGTCGCTGGCCGCCTCTGAGGCGTCACTGACCCGCGGCACCTTGCTGCTGGCGGTCTATGCGCTGGGGCTTGGTGTGCCGTTCCTGCTGGTCGCGGCCTTCCTGCCACGGCTGACCGGGGTGATGGGCTGGATGAAACGCCATATGGAACAGATCGAACGGGTGATGGGGCTCCTGTTGTGGACCATCGGCCTGTTGATGCTGACTGGCGGCTTCTCCGCCTTTTCCTACTGGTTACTGGAAACCTTCCCGGCACTGGCGCTGGTCGGGTAA
- a CDS encoding Rne/Rng family ribonuclease yields the protein MAKKMLIDATHAEETRVVVVDGNKVEEFDFESENKRQLAGNIYLAKVTRVEPSLQAAFVDYGGNRHGFLAFSEIHPDYYQIPVADREALMEEERAYAEQQKAEEEEEEKKPRRRRSRSRAASNRSKDAKVSKEVEKPAEDTPAAEADAPAAEASGEIAGMETIDLTDETTSDAIEVGAADVVDAGEGLSPMETVAETPVEEPAEATAEDAPAAEAPAEETADAPEAGEEAAAAEAPKADEAVAQAPAADAAEAPAEEPAAEEAPAEDTAEGAAEAAPEAAQAEEVKADDAVAEAPAEEAPAEDTAAEDAPAAEVEVNAEEASEEASDDEDEDGDDKLDATEKDDSIESVAEEDDSEEIRPRRKPRPRRYKIQEVIKVRQILLVQVVKEERGNKGAALTTYLSLAGRYCVLMPNTARGGGISRKITNAADRKKLKEIANELDVPKGAGLIVRTAGAKRTKAEIKRDYEYLQRMWEQIRELTLKSIAPAKIYEEGDLIKRSIRDLYNREIDEVLVEGERGYRIAKDFMKMIMPSHAKNVKNYQDQLPLFARYQVESYLGGMFNPTVQLKSGGYIVIGVTEALVAVDVNSGRATKEGSIEETALKTNLEAAEEVARQLRLRDLAGLIVIDFIDMDERRNNNAVEKRLKDKLKSDRARIQIGRISGFGLLEMSRQRLRPGMIEATTQPCPACHGTGLIRSDDNLALSILRQIEEEGTRGRSREVLVKCPVGIANFIMNQKREHVAQIEGRYGLSVRIEGDPMLISPDFTLEKFKTATRVVAEAPAPVVSVDTSLMDQIDEEAEAEEAEEALAAETAENGEDENKPKKRRRRRRRRKNAGERAEGENGEAQEAEAEGETAEAAEAVTDEGTETSEAAAGDVPAEEKKPRRRRRSRRRKSDQPAEGTEEGAAADAEAPAADAGAEPATEEPAAEAEVTAEADAPAAEDTAEEAVTEAPEAETVAVAATEDTVAEDAPAEDAAAAVEAEAEPEAAPEPVLEEVAAEAAPEAQAEAQPSEEPAAAPEPAPEPTPEPVAEVAVEEPAAPPKPKRRGWWSV from the coding sequence ATGGCAAAGAAAATGCTCATCGACGCCACCCACGCGGAGGAAACCCGCGTCGTGGTGGTGGACGGCAACAAGGTTGAGGAATTCGACTTTGAATCCGAAAACAAACGCCAGCTTGCTGGCAACATCTATCTGGCAAAAGTAACACGGGTCGAACCTTCACTGCAGGCGGCTTTTGTAGACTATGGCGGCAACCGCCATGGCTTCCTTGCCTTCTCGGAAATCCATCCTGACTACTATCAGATCCCGGTCGCCGACCGCGAAGCGCTGATGGAAGAAGAACGTGCCTATGCCGAACAGCAGAAGGCCGAAGAGGAAGAAGAAGAGAAAAAGCCGCGTCGCCGCCGGTCGCGGTCGCGCGCTGCGTCGAACCGCTCGAAGGATGCGAAAGTCTCCAAAGAGGTGGAAAAACCTGCTGAGGACACCCCGGCGGCTGAGGCCGATGCGCCCGCTGCTGAGGCGTCCGGCGAAATCGCTGGCATGGAAACTATCGACCTGACGGACGAAACCACTTCGGACGCCATTGAAGTTGGCGCCGCAGATGTGGTCGACGCAGGCGAAGGCCTGTCGCCGATGGAAACCGTGGCGGAGACCCCGGTTGAAGAACCTGCTGAAGCAACCGCAGAGGACGCGCCGGCAGCAGAGGCCCCTGCAGAAGAAACTGCTGACGCCCCTGAGGCGGGTGAAGAGGCCGCAGCAGCTGAGGCACCCAAGGCAGATGAAGCCGTGGCGCAGGCACCTGCGGCAGACGCGGCTGAGGCGCCGGCTGAAGAGCCTGCTGCCGAAGAGGCACCTGCTGAGGACACGGCAGAAGGTGCTGCCGAAGCTGCCCCTGAGGCCGCTCAGGCAGAAGAGGTGAAAGCCGACGACGCCGTGGCCGAAGCCCCGGCCGAGGAAGCCCCTGCGGAAGACACTGCCGCGGAAGACGCGCCTGCCGCCGAAGTGGAAGTCAATGCGGAAGAGGCATCGGAAGAAGCTTCCGACGATGAAGACGAAGACGGCGACGACAAGCTGGATGCGACCGAAAAAGACGACAGCATCGAATCCGTCGCCGAAGAAGATGACAGCGAGGAAATCCGCCCGCGCCGCAAACCGCGTCCGCGTCGCTACAAGATCCAGGAAGTCATCAAGGTTCGTCAGATCCTGCTGGTGCAGGTCGTTAAAGAAGAGCGCGGCAACAAAGGCGCGGCGCTGACCACTTACCTGTCGCTGGCGGGTCGTTACTGTGTCCTGATGCCCAACACCGCCCGTGGTGGTGGCATCTCGCGCAAGATCACCAATGCTGCCGACCGTAAGAAACTGAAAGAGATTGCCAATGAGCTGGACGTGCCCAAGGGCGCCGGGCTCATTGTGCGCACCGCCGGTGCCAAACGCACCAAAGCCGAGATCAAGCGCGACTATGAATATCTGCAGCGCATGTGGGAACAGATCCGCGAGTTGACGCTCAAGTCGATCGCGCCCGCCAAGATCTACGAAGAAGGCGACCTGATCAAACGGTCGATCCGTGACCTCTACAATCGTGAGATTGATGAGGTGCTGGTGGAAGGTGAACGCGGTTACCGCATCGCCAAGGACTTCATGAAAATGATCATGCCGTCCCACGCCAAAAACGTGAAAAATTATCAGGATCAGCTGCCGCTCTTCGCGCGCTATCAGGTGGAAAGCTACCTCGGTGGCATGTTCAACCCGACCGTTCAGCTGAAATCCGGCGGCTACATCGTGATCGGTGTGACCGAAGCGCTGGTGGCGGTTGACGTGAACTCGGGCCGGGCCACCAAAGAGGGCTCGATCGAGGAAACCGCGCTGAAGACCAACCTGGAGGCCGCTGAAGAGGTGGCGCGCCAGCTGCGTCTGCGCGATCTGGCCGGTCTGATCGTCATCGACTTCATCGACATGGACGAACGCCGCAACAACAACGCGGTTGAGAAACGTCTGAAAGATAAGCTGAAATCGGACCGCGCGCGGATCCAGATCGGCCGTATCTCGGGCTTTGGCCTGCTGGAAATGTCGCGTCAGCGTCTGCGTCCCGGCATGATCGAGGCCACCACCCAGCCTTGCCCCGCCTGTCACGGCACCGGCCTGATCCGTTCGGACGACAACCTAGCGCTGTCGATCCTGCGTCAGATCGAAGAGGAAGGCACCCGTGGCCGCTCGCGCGAGGTGCTGGTGAAATGCCCGGTTGGTATCGCCAACTTCATCATGAACCAGAAACGTGAACACGTCGCCCAGATCGAAGGCCGCTATGGTCTGTCGGTGCGGATCGAAGGCGATCCGATGCTGATCAGCCCCGACTTCACGCTGGAGAAGTTCAAAACCGCCACCCGCGTGGTTGCCGAAGCGCCGGCGCCTGTGGTTTCGGTCGACACCTCGCTGATGGATCAGATCGACGAGGAGGCGGAAGCCGAAGAAGCAGAGGAAGCGCTGGCCGCAGAAACTGCTGAAAACGGTGAGGATGAGAACAAGCCGAAGAAGCGCCGCCGCCGTCGTCGCCGCCGGAAAAACGCTGGTGAGCGGGCAGAAGGTGAAAACGGTGAGGCACAAGAGGCTGAAGCCGAAGGCGAAACCGCTGAGGCTGCTGAGGCTGTGACCGACGAAGGCACTGAGACTTCGGAAGCTGCTGCGGGCGACGTCCCGGCAGAGGAGAAGAAACCACGCCGCCGTCGTCGCTCGCGTCGCCGCAAATCGGATCAACCCGCTGAGGGCACCGAGGAGGGGGCCGCAGCTGACGCCGAAGCCCCTGCCGCTGACGCGGGTGCGGAGCCTGCCACCGAAGAGCCTGCCGCTGAGGCAGAGGTAACCGCAGAGGCAGACGCGCCGGCTGCTGAAGACACCGCCGAAGAGGCCGTGACCGAGGCACCTGAAGCGGAAACCGTTGCAGTGGCAGCAACCGAAGACACTGTGGCAGAAGACGCCCCAGCTGAGGACGCCGCTGCAGCGGTTGAAGCTGAAGCCGAACCTGAGGCCGCGCCGGAACCCGTTCTGGAAGAGGTAGCTGCTGAGGCCGCACCCGAAGCTCAAGCCGAAGCTCAGCCTTCTGAGGAACCTGCCGCAGCGCCAGAGCCTGCCCCGGAACCCACACCCGAGCCGGTGGCCGAGGTCGCTGTGGAAGAACCCGCAGCCCCGCCAAAGCCCAAGCGCCGCGGTTGGTGGTCCGTCTAA
- a CDS encoding HAD family phosphatase, giving the protein MRRWRNTASPVRITSEICTMLPEAYLFDMDGLLLDSERLAMSSFLDTVVSKGVALSRAEPFFLTLVGTSAATTNAMLLEFLPKALKPADVIEEWRANFDAAVSADLPVKEGVAEVLADLAGQGARMAVVTSTLGDRARHHLEVAGLLGHVEFVLGGDEVRATKPDPAPYLQAAERLGVNPNHSAAFEDSDRGIAAAVAAGCHAVQIPDLRPVDKPLPDLGQMVARTLAEAVSMAQHSVANKGR; this is encoded by the coding sequence ATGAGAAGATGGCGAAATACGGCCTCGCCCGTGCGGATTACCTCTGAGATCTGCACAATGCTGCCAGAGGCCTATCTGTTCGATATGGACGGTCTGCTGCTCGATAGTGAGCGGCTGGCCATGTCCTCCTTCCTTGACACTGTGGTGTCCAAAGGCGTCGCGCTGTCGAGGGCTGAGCCTTTCTTCCTGACCCTTGTTGGCACCTCAGCAGCCACCACCAATGCCATGCTGCTGGAGTTTCTGCCCAAAGCGCTGAAACCGGCAGATGTCATTGAGGAATGGCGCGCCAATTTCGATGCGGCGGTGTCCGCGGATCTGCCTGTCAAAGAAGGTGTGGCTGAGGTGCTGGCGGATCTGGCCGGGCAGGGTGCCCGCATGGCGGTTGTCACCTCAACACTGGGCGATCGTGCCCGCCACCATCTGGAGGTTGCTGGCCTGTTGGGCCATGTGGAATTTGTGCTGGGCGGCGATGAGGTGCGGGCCACCAAACCCGATCCAGCCCCCTACCTGCAGGCGGCGGAACGGCTGGGGGTCAACCCGAACCATTCGGCAGCGTTTGAGGACAGTGATCGCGGCATCGCCGCCGCTGTGGCCGCCGGATGTCATGCGGTGCAGATCCCGGATCTGCGGCCTGTGGATAAACCGCTGCCGGATTTGGGGCAAATGGTCGCCCGCACCCTGGCCGAAGCCGTCAGCATGGCGCAGCACAGCGTGGCAAATAAGGGGCGTTGA
- a CDS encoding sigma-54-dependent transcriptional regulator, translated as MAKAMKIAIVDDEQDMRQSISQWLALSGYDTETFASAEDALKALGPDYPGIVISDIKMPGMDGMQFLKKLMGSDSALPVIMITGHGDVPMAVEAMRVGAFDFLEKPFNPDRMTELAKKATNARRLTLDNRALRRELSDGGQLMKKLIGSAPAMERLKEDILDLGQADGHVLIDGETGTGKTLVAHALHAVGSRAGKKFVLLSCAAWDEDALAKRLFGPMLPEDSQLPAVEEARGGTLVLEDVEALSDSLQARLLSFINDQGTPAETRVVAICNMQEQDRTCEDALRSDLFYRLAALRITLPPLRQRGEDILTLFTRLSEQFAEEYGCDTPQVSAQEAAQLLQAPWPGNVRQLINLAERAVLQSRRGSGTIASLLMSDHEDMQPVMTTEGKPLKEYVEAFERMLIDNTMRRHKGSIASVMEELCLPRRTLNEKMAKYGLARADYL; from the coding sequence ATGGCAAAAGCAATGAAAATCGCCATCGTGGACGACGAACAGGATATGCGTCAGTCCATCAGCCAATGGCTGGCCCTGTCGGGCTATGACACCGAAACCTTCGCCAGCGCCGAAGATGCGCTAAAGGCGCTGGGGCCGGATTATCCGGGCATTGTCATTTCGGACATCAAGATGCCGGGCATGGACGGGATGCAGTTCCTGAAAAAACTCATGGGGTCTGACAGCGCATTGCCGGTCATCATGATCACCGGCCACGGGGACGTCCCCATGGCGGTAGAAGCGATGCGGGTGGGGGCGTTTGATTTCCTCGAAAAGCCGTTCAACCCGGACCGGATGACTGAACTGGCGAAAAAGGCCACCAATGCCCGTCGCCTGACATTGGACAACCGGGCCCTGCGCCGCGAACTGTCGGATGGTGGTCAGCTGATGAAGAAGCTGATCGGCTCCGCCCCTGCGATGGAACGTCTGAAAGAGGATATTCTGGATCTGGGTCAGGCCGACGGTCATGTGCTGATCGATGGTGAAACCGGTACCGGCAAGACGCTGGTGGCGCACGCGCTGCACGCGGTTGGCTCCCGCGCCGGAAAGAAGTTTGTGTTGCTCTCCTGCGCGGCGTGGGATGAGGACGCGCTGGCCAAGCGTCTGTTTGGCCCGATGCTGCCCGAAGACAGCCAGCTGCCCGCCGTGGAAGAAGCCCGTGGTGGCACCTTGGTGCTGGAAGACGTGGAGGCGCTGAGCGATAGCCTGCAGGCGCGCCTCCTGTCCTTTATCAACGATCAGGGCACGCCAGCAGAAACCCGTGTGGTGGCGATCTGCAACATGCAGGAACAGGACCGCACCTGCGAAGACGCGCTGCGCTCGGATCTGTTCTACCGTCTGGCCGCGCTGCGCATAACCCTGCCGCCGCTGCGCCAGCGGGGGGAGGATATCCTGACCCTGTTCACCCGCCTCAGCGAACAGTTTGCCGAGGAATACGGCTGTGACACGCCGCAGGTTTCAGCCCAAGAAGCCGCGCAGCTGTTGCAGGCCCCTTGGCCGGGCAACGTGCGTCAGCTGATCAACCTGGCCGAACGTGCGGTGCTGCAATCGCGTCGTGGCTCGGGCACCATTGCCTCGCTCCTGATGTCGGATCATGAAGACATGCAACCGGTGATGACCACCGAGGGCAAACCGCTGAAAGAGTACGTTGAAGCCTTCGAACGCATGCTGATCGATAACACCATGCGCCGTCACAAAGGCTCCATCGCGTCAGTGATGGAGGAGCTCTGCCTGCCGCGCCGGACGCTGAATGAGAAGATGGCGAAATACGGCCTCGCCCGTGCGGATTACCTCTGA
- a CDS encoding sensor histidine kinase, translated as MSELPTSKSPTPAASLRRTRLTSWRVRLALALLFVMAVITIVVTNKLLTDRFTENTRNRAELRLALYSGNLLSELRRNAIVPQLLSRDPALIGALNSSDYSTSTQRLISFVEEIGAASLMLLDSDGRAVAATDRNRLGSQHRSDPYFFNAIRASETLFTVLETETGGYSFIYSRRIEEQGNTLGVIMVEVDLHKFERAWAGISDAVLVTDSTGTIILATEPRWRSKTEGEALAQAPAQSAIQRAIQATADWTTLPADAYVQGKAVMRMESRIPFRGWHIASFTTYESVRDKVNGVLALEIMGFAMLLALAFYALSRKTAGRLMLFQRESAELRALNARLQREIAEREKVQQTLAVAEQTLAQSSKLAALGEMSAAVSHELNQPLAAMRTYLAGARLLLNRNRPEEALSSFQRIDDLIDRMGQITRQLKSYARKGGDQFTPVNMGDALASALSMMEPQLKSRKVEISRVYPDDPVMVMGDRVRVEQVMINLLRNALDATQSVDEPQIELLLAAGETATLTVRDNGQGIDDLDALFEPFYTTKRPGEGVGLGLAISSGIVNDLGGRLLARNAEGGGAVFEMQLPILTGESDIEAAE; from the coding sequence AACTGCTGACCGATCGCTTCACGGAAAACACCCGCAACCGGGCCGAGCTGCGATTGGCGCTTTATTCCGGCAACCTGCTGTCTGAGCTGCGCCGCAACGCCATCGTGCCGCAGCTGCTGTCACGGGACCCGGCGCTGATCGGGGCGCTGAATTCGTCTGACTACTCCACATCGACCCAGCGTCTGATTTCTTTTGTCGAAGAAATCGGCGCCGCCTCATTGATGTTGCTGGATTCCGATGGCCGCGCAGTGGCGGCAACGGATCGCAACCGGCTGGGCAGTCAGCACCGCTCGGACCCCTATTTTTTCAACGCCATCCGGGCCAGCGAGACCCTTTTCACGGTGCTGGAAACCGAAACCGGTGGCTATAGTTTCATCTACTCGCGCCGGATTGAGGAACAGGGCAACACGCTGGGCGTGATCATGGTAGAGGTTGACCTGCACAAGTTTGAACGTGCCTGGGCGGGCATTTCGGACGCGGTTCTGGTCACCGACAGCACCGGCACGATCATCCTGGCCACCGAACCACGCTGGCGCTCAAAAACCGAGGGTGAGGCGCTGGCCCAGGCGCCAGCGCAATCGGCCATTCAGCGCGCCATTCAGGCCACCGCAGATTGGACCACCTTGCCGGCAGATGCCTACGTGCAGGGTAAGGCCGTGATGCGGATGGAAAGCCGCATTCCCTTCCGTGGCTGGCACATCGCCAGTTTCACCACCTACGAAAGCGTTCGTGACAAGGTGAACGGCGTTCTGGCGCTGGAGATTATGGGATTCGCCATGCTGCTGGCGCTGGCCTTCTATGCGCTCAGCCGCAAGACCGCCGGTCGTCTGATGCTGTTCCAGCGGGAATCGGCAGAGCTTCGCGCATTGAACGCAAGACTACAGCGGGAAATCGCCGAACGCGAAAAGGTCCAACAGACCCTTGCCGTGGCCGAACAGACGCTGGCGCAATCGTCAAAACTGGCCGCGCTTGGCGAGATGTCGGCGGCCGTCAGCCATGAGCTGAATCAACCGCTGGCGGCGATGCGCACCTATCTGGCGGGCGCCCGTCTGCTGCTCAATCGCAACCGGCCCGAAGAAGCGCTGTCGTCCTTCCAGCGGATCGACGATCTGATTGATCGGATGGGGCAGATCACCCGCCAGCTGAAGTCCTATGCGCGCAAAGGCGGCGATCAGTTTACCCCTGTGAATATGGGCGATGCGCTGGCCTCAGCCCTGTCGATGATGGAACCGCAGCTGAAAAGCCGCAAGGTTGAGATCAGCCGCGTCTACCCCGATGACCCGGTGATGGTCATGGGGGACCGGGTGCGCGTTGAACAGGTGATGATCAACCTCCTGCGCAACGCTTTGGATGCCACCCAATCGGTTGATGAGCCGCAGATCGAACTGCTGCTGGCCGCCGGTGAAACGGCGACGCTGACGGTGCGTGACAACGGGCAGGGCATTGATGATCTTGATGCCCTGTTTGAGCCCTTCTACACCACCAAACGTCCGGGGGAGGGCGTGGGGCTGGGGCTTGCCATTTCCTCGGGGATCGTCAACGACCTAGGGGGGCGCCTTTTGGCGCGCAACGCCGAAGGCGGGGGGGCTGTATTTGAGATGCAACTTCCTATCTTGACCGGTGAAAGTGATATTGAGGCGGCGGAATAA